Below is a genomic region from Deinococcus arcticus.
GCCCGGGCTGCACCCGCTCGCCTTCCTGCACCGGCACGGCCCGCACGGCGCCGCCCGATTGCGCCGCCACCTGACTGTCGCGCTGGGCCTGCAGCGTGGCGCTGGCGCTGCGCTGGGCCTGCAACGTGCCCGCTGTGGCCGTCACCGTGGTGACCTGCAGGGCCGTGGTCTTGGCGGGCGGCGCGTCAATGTCGTTGGTCGGCCCGGTGCCGCCGGGCGGCGCGCAGGCCGCCAGCAACAGCGGCAAGGTCAGGGGCAACAGGGCGCGCACCTCAGTTCACCAGCCCGGTCACGTCCACGCCGCTGGCCTGTCCCAGCGCCGAGAGGGCCCGCCACACACCGCCCTGCGCCTGGGTGAGGCTGAATTCGGCCTGCGCGACCTGCAGCTGGGCCTGCTGGACCTCCACGGCGGCAGCGGTGCCGGCCTTCAGGCGGGCCTGCGCCTGGGTCAGGGCGGTGCGGGCGTTCTGCAGGGCCCCTTGCGCCAGGGCCACGCGCTCCTGGGCGTCCTGGGCGGCGCGGTAGGCGTCGCGCACGCCGGTCTGGGCGGCGCGCAGGGCGTCGTCCAGGCTGCGCTGGGCGTTCTGCGCGGCCACCCGGGCGTCGTCCAGGGTGCGGGCCGGGGTGTAATCGTTGTCGGCCAGGCGCACCTGCAGCGCGGCAAAGGCGGCGCCGTTCGCCGCCTGCACGAGGCTGGGCAGGCGTTTGTCCAGCCCGCTCTGCAGCGTGGCCAGCGTCACGCTCAGCTTGGGCGCGGCGGGCGGGGCACTCAGTTTCAGGTCGCCCTGCAGGTTCAGGGTGCGCCCCAGCCCCGCTTCCAGCACCGGCAGGGTGGCCCGCGCGCTGGCGAGGTCCTGGCGGTCACTGTTCAGGGCGTTCTGGGCGCGGCTCACGTCCAGGGCGGTGGCGGTGCGCGCGGCGAGCCGGGCCTGGGCAATTTTCAGGTTGCGCTCGCTCAGGCCCACCTGCGCGCCGGCCAGCGTGACCCGGGCAGCGCCCTCGTAGGCCGACAGGTAGCCGCTGATGGCGCTCTGCGCCGCACCCAGCTTGGCGGCGTCCAGCGCGGCGGTCTGGGCGGCCACCTCCTGCTCGGCCTGGGTGAGGGTGGTGATCAGGCTGGTGGGGTCGGCGCGCACCGCGCGCAGGTTGGCCTGGGCTTTTTGCAGGCTGGCGCGGGCGCTTGTCACGTCCACCCCCTGGGCCAGCGCGCGGCTCACCGCCGAGGGCAGGGTCAGGGTGGTGGCGCTCTGGGCGTGGGCGCCGCCCAGGGTGAGCAGCAGAGGGAGCAGCAGGCGCAGGGCGGGCAGGGGGGAACGGGTCATGGTTGGCCTCCGGTGGGCAGGGGGGCGGGGAGAGTAGGCAGGAAGGGGTCAAGGTCGGCGGTGGCCTGTGCCAGGGCCAGACCGGCTAGGGCCACGCTGTCCTGGGCGGCCTGCAGCGCGTGGCGGGCCTGCAACAGGGCCAGTTCGGCCTGGGCCAGGTCCAGCGTGGTGCCCAGGCCAGCGTCCAGGCGGGCGCGGGCATTCTGCAGGGCTGTTTCGGCCGACTGGACACGGGTGCGCGCCCCCGGCAGCGCGGCGCGCTCGTCTTCCAGGGCACTCAAGCGGGTGCGCACGTCCAGCTCGGTGGCCTGCCGGGCACTGGCCAGCGCCAGTTCGGCCTGTTGCAGCCCCAGTTCGGCCTGGGACAGCGCGGCGGCCTGCGGGCGGCCCAGCAGCGGCAGCGCGGCGCTGAGCGACAGGGCCACGCCGCTCACGGCCGAGTCCGTGTCCCGCAGCGGCACGCTGGCCTGCACGCCCAGCACGCCGGCTTTCAGGTTCAGGCTGGCGCCCACGGTGCGCCCGCCGCCGCCCTGGGCGTCGGCCAGTTGCCCGGCGCGCACGCTGGCGCTCACGTCGGGCAGCCGGGCGTCCAGGCGGGCGGCGGCCAGTCCGGCCTGGGCATCGGCCACTGCTGCCTGGGCGCGGGCCACCTCGGGGCGCTGGCGCAGGGCGCGGGCCAGCAGCGTCTCCAGGTCCCCGGCGGGGGTCAGGTCGGGCAGCGGGGGGTTCAGCACCCCGGCGCCCACGCTCACGGGCGTGCCCAGCAGCCGGGTCAGGGCCTGCGCCGCCTGGGTGACGGCGCGTGCGGCACTCTCCTGGCCCGCCACCGCCGCTTCCAGACCCGCGCGGCGGTCCAGGACGCCGGCGTCTGTGGTCAGCCCCGCGGCCCGCTGGGCTTCGGTGATGGCCAGCACCCGCTCGGCCAACGTCCGGCCCGCCTGGGCGGCCTCCAGGCCTGCCTGGGCCCGGCGCAGGCCGCCCAGCGCCTGAAAGAGGGCCGCTGTCTGGGCCGCCCGCGCGGCGCGCAGGTCCAGGGCCGCCGCGCCCAGGGCCCGCTCGGCGCTGCGCACCCCTTCCAGGGCCGGCGACCAGGGCAGCACGGCCACGCTGGCACTCAGGGTCACGGTGGCCGCGCCCTTCCACTCGCCGCCGTTCCAGGGCACGCGGCTCAGCGAACCGTCGGCCCCGGCGCTCAGGCTCAGGCCCGCGCGGGTGCGGGCACTTTGCAGCGCGAGGGCGGCGGCCTGATAGCTCAGGTCTGCCCCCCGCCAGCCCGGCGAGGCGCGCAGGGCCAGCAGCAACTCCGGCAGGGTCAGGGTGGGCGGGGCGGGGGTCAGCGCCGGTGGCGGCGTGGCGGCCGGGGAAGGCGACGTGCTCTGCGCATGTGCGACAGAGAGGGACAGGGCCAGCGCGGCGCAGAGCATAAGCAGCGGCGCCGGGCGGGGACGACTTCGGGGGTGAACCATAACAACCTCGGCGGGAAAGTGGGACGGGGCGAAGCGGTACAGACGGGTTCAGCGTGACGGGAGCAGGGGGCAGCGGTCATCCGACCTTTGGGGTATTCGAGTCTTCACTCAATTACTGCCCACACGCGCCGGCTTCAGGGGGCCAGGCCGGGCCACAGCACATCCAGCAGGCCGCGCACGAAGCGCCCGGCGTCCACAGGGGTGCGCCCAGGCGGCGGCATCACCTGCTCCTGGTGAATGAAATGTGTCAGGGCGCCCACCACCGTCAGAGCCGTCACCTCGGCGTCCAGCGGGCGCACGCGCCCCAGGGCCACCTCGCCCTGCAGGTAACCCGTCAGTGCCCGGGCATCGGCGCGCATGGGGTCGTCCAGGCGGTCAATCATGGGGTTGTGGCTGGGGTCGTGCCCGCGCGAGAACATCACCGTCAGGCGCGGCACCAGGGCCTGGGCCTCGCGCAGCATGCTCAGGGTGGCGCGCTCCAGGTTGCGCCGCACCTCGCCCTGGCCCACCGCTGCAAGCAGCGCCGCGCGCCACTGCCCGTAGTCGGTCAGGCCAATGGCCGCCGCAAACAGGTCCTCCTTGGTGGGAAAGCGGTTAAACAGCGTGCCTTCAGAAACCCCCGCGCGGCGGGCAATCGCAGCGGTGGTGGCCGCAAAACCCTGTTCCAGAAAGACCTCCTGCGCCGCCGCCACAATCTGTTCATCGGTAATCTGCCGGGGGCGTGCCATAACTGAGTGTAAACTCAATTACTCGCCCGGCGTCTGTCGGGCAGCGCACAAAGAAGCGCGGCATGGGGGTGAGGTGGTGGGGGCGCCGGCTCCGGACGCAGGGACCGCTTCCTCCTGAGCAGACGGTCTGTCAAGAAACACTCAAGCCAGCACACGAAGCACGTTTTTCTGTCTCGCACAGCGCTTTTGCTCTTGACCCCCCGCCTCTGCGGCGCAAACCTGTTCCTATGCTGACCCGGATTCATTTAGGGTGGGCTGCATGAGTCCACGCCCTCACCTTCACCCTGCCTGGATGCCCTCTGTCACTCTTCTGGGGGCCGCGCTGCTGGCCCTCAGCGCCTGCGGCCACAGCCCCTCCCCCGCAGCCAGTCAGCTCCACCTGAGCGCGCAGGCGGCGCAGACCTACCGGGTGTCGTGCACCGCCACCAGTGGCCCCCGGACCCTGGCCGACATCAACCGGCTGCCCCTGAACCCAGGCGATCAGGTGCTGCTGCAGCGGGGGTGCACCTTCCCGGCCACCGCCACCTCCGCCCTGCAGGTCACCCGCTCGGGCACCAGTGCGGCGCCCATCACCTTCGGGGCCTACGGCACGGGTGCGGCGCCTGTCATCCGGCAGAGTGGCCAGAATTCCACGGTGCAGATCCGGGGGTCGTGGCTGGTCTTTCAGGACATTGCGCTGGTGGCCGATCCACTGCCAGCGGCCGGGGGCGGCGTGCGCTGCACCGCCCAGCCGGTGGGCTGGCTGGTGGGCTGGGAGGTCTGGGGCACCCGCAACACCCTGAACCGCGTCTCGGCGCGCGGCTACATGACGGGCGCCATGCTGGTGCGCGGCGACGGCACGCTGGGCTTTCACAAGGTGCTGAACAGCAGTTTCTTCAATAATTCGGTGATGCAGACGAACACCCCCGGCGGCGACGACGATTCCGGCGCCTGGGGCATCCTGGTGAACAGCAGCAACAATGAGATCGCCGCCAACCGCTTCACAGGCAATACCGCCTGCAGCGAGGATTATGTCCGCGACGGCGCCAGCGTCGAGATCTACCAGTCCAGCAACAACTGGATTCACCACAACGAAACCCACGAGGACGTGGCCTTTGTGGAACTGGGCGGCACCCCGGACCTGCCCAGCCGCAACAACCGCATTGAGGACAATGTGTACATGCCGGTGCAGACCGGCGGCGCCTTCGTGACGCTGCGCGGCGCCCGCAGCACCTGGGGCGCCAACCCGGGAACGTCGGTGCGGCGCAACACCTCGTACCTGGCTGATCTGGGGATTACCTGCTCTGACGGCTGCTCGGCGCAGATTCTGGTGGCCGAGGACAACCGAATCTGGGAGCGGCAGATCTCCAGCGGCCTGACCAACAAGACTTTTGCCTTCTGGGCCGACGCGCCTGTCTCGGAGCGCCGCAACACCTTCTGGCGCGATGATGGCCGTCCGGTGGCCAGCATTGACGGTAGCCAGCTGGACAGCACCGACCGCACCGCGCCCTTTACGCGGCCCAATCCCACCTTCTAGGCCCGTGGAACCCCAGCCCAGCGAACAGACCCAGATGAGCCTCACGCACCACCACATCGTGGCCGGGGACGTGCGGCTGCACTACGTGGCAGCGGGGCCTGCGGGCGGTCCACCCGTGTTGCTGCTGCACGGCTTCCCGGAGTTCTGGCGGGCCTGGGAGCGGCAGATTGGCCCGCTGGCCCGCGCGGGCTTCCGGGTGATCGTGCCGGACCTGCGGGGCTACAACCTCAGCGAGAAGCCGCCCGGCGTGGAGGCTTACGCGCTGCACACGCTGCAGCAGGACGTGGCCCACCTGATTCGCGCCCTGGGCCACGAGCGGGCGCATGTGGTGGGGCATGACTGGGGCGGCGTCATTGCCTGGGCGCTGGCCATCCGGCAGCCAGCGGTGGTGCACAGACTGGTGATTCTGAACGCGCCGCACCCGGGCGCTGCCCGCCGGGCCATGCGTCAGCCCGCGCAGTGGCGGCGGTCGTGGTACATCCTGTTCTTCCAGCTGCCCTGGCTGCCCGAGCGCCTGCTGGACCGCTTTGGGCAGTGGGCGCTGCGGGGCGTTCACCCGGCCGCCTATACCGCCAAAGACCGCCAGCTGTACCGGCAGGCGTGGCACCAGCCGGGCGCGGCGACCGCCATGCTCAACTATTACCGGGCGCTGCGCCTGGCCGGGCAGGGCCACACCGGGTCGTTGGAGGTGCGCGCGCCCACGCTGGTGCTGTGGGGCGACCGGGACGTGGCCCTGCTGCCCGAACTGGCCGACGGCCTGGAGCGCTGGGTGCCCGGGGTGCGCGTGGTGCGGTTTCCCCGGGCCAGTCACTGGGTCATGCGCGACGAGCCTCTGCGGGTGAACAACCTGATCACCGAGTTTCTTGGGGCGTAGGACCAGCGCTGGCCCTGCCCAGAGCAGCTCAGTACGTTGCACCTCATGGTGCGACTGTTCAGGAGAGCACCGAAAAGGCTCCACGCCCGGTGCAACGTCCTTTTTTCGAGACTCGCTCCACTTGATTGATCCCCCGATCAACCGGGCGGGCGGGGACAGCAGCGCCGCAGAGCGAGTGGCGAAGCGAAGTGCCTCGCCCGGGAATGGACACGTTGCTGCGCCCTTCTGAACCGTTGGCCTGGGGGAGGGGCGAGGCACTTATGGTGGACAGCTGAGAGGCGCGGCCGTTCAGCTGAGGCATTTCGGGCGCTGCATCTGGACGGCCCTGCGCGCCCTGGCCCCGACCCTGCTCTGATCGGTGGCAGAGAACCGGGCGTAGTGGAGGCGGCAAACCGGCTGGGCAGGCCCCAGGCAGCGGGGTACACTGCCCCCATGCCCCCTGCTGCGCGCGTTGGTGACAACCACACCTGCCCCCTGTACGACGGCAAATCGCCGCATGTGGGCGGGCCAGTCAACATGGGCAGCCCCACGGTCATGATTGGCCGCATGCCGGCGGCCCGTGTGGGTGACATGTGCGTGTGTTCGGGTCCGCCTGACACCATTGCCCGGGGCAGCGCCACCGTGTTTATCAACAAGAAGCCGGCTGCCCGTCTGGGCGATATGACCGCCCACGGCGGCGTGATCGTGGCCGGGGCGCCCACCGTGAATATCGGGGGCTGAGCCACAAGCGGGGTCAGGCCAAGGAGCAGCAGACGCGGAGGCTGCGCACTCCTTCGAGGCCGGCGGATTCAAGCTCACGTCGGGTCACCTTCCGGCGCATTCGCTGGCATCATGGGGGCACGTATCCCGGGAGGTCTATGGAGTACGCCCGCAAGCCCACATCCACCCGCAAGGCGCCAGAACAAGCCGCTGAGCGTCACAGCTCTGCCCCTCTCGATCTGGTCCTGCAACGTCACGCCCAGCTGCGCGCCGATCTCACCCGCTTCACCTCGCACGCCCCTGCACTCCAGCGCCGACAGGCAGCCCCAGCCCTGCGCGCCCTGGAACTCCACGCGGGAGAAGTGAGCCGACTTGATGACCAGCGCCAGACCCTGCAACGCCAGCTGGCAGACCTGGGGCCAGTGCGCCCTGATCAGGCGGACCCCACCGTGCAGCGTGAGGCCAGCCCCGATCCACCCGCCCGTCCCCAGAATCCCGCCGACTGGGTGGCCGTGATGCAACGCCACGCCGGGCAGGTTGAAGGCCAGCGCCTGGACTCGCGCCAGTTTGCCCAGCACGCAGCCCTGCAACGGCAGGTGGCCCAAACCCTCGCGCAAGGCTTCAGAACAGATCGTGGCCCGGCACAGGCCCGGTACGACACCTACGGCGAGCATCTGGCCACCCTGCAACGCCACGAGCTCAGCGCGCCGGTCGCTCGGGTCGTGCTGGGCCTAGTGCCCCCCGGTGAGCGGCTGGCCCTGCAGCGCGCGGTGGTGTCGTGCAGAGGCAGAGCGAGCAGCAGGCCCACGCTGATCAGGTGCTGCGCGCAGCCGCCCTGCAACGGCAGCTGGCGGAACTGAACGCCGAAGCCACCCAGCCGGTTTTTCAACGCATCCAGGCCCGGCGGGGTGCTGGGAACCCTCTGCCCGAAGCCATTCAGCGCCATCTGGAACAGGGCTTGAACCACGACCTGAGCCGCGTGCGCATTCACGATGATCCAGAGGCCCACCAGTTGGCGAAAGGCGTCAATGCCCTGGCCTTCACCACCGGCAGCGACATCTTCTTCCAAGCCGGCCAGTTCAACCTGAACAGTCAGAGTGGCCTGGAACTGCTGGCGCATGAAGTGACGCATACCGTCCAGCAGAGTCAGGGCAAGGTCGGCCCTGGCATTGACCCGGATGCCGGCCTTGAAGCGGAAGCCCGGCAGATGGGCCACCGGCTGGCCCGGGGGCCACTCGCGTCCCCTGATCGGGGTCTGCGTCCAGTAGCCACCCCAGCAGCCCGGGGTACTGGGGCGCTGCAGCGGCGGGCCGCACCCACCACGGCCACTCCCGCGCTACTCCAGACCCTGAGTGCCGGTCAGGCGCCACCGGTCCCCTTCGCCTTCGTGTGGCAAACCGAAGACGGCGGCGTGTTTCTCCGCGAGACGCCTGGAGGCAAGGTCCTGGGCAAGGTGCCGAACACCACCCGCCTGCAGCTGCTTCGCCATGACCCGAAGCAGGGCCTGTACGCCGTGCGCACGCCTTCAGGGCTGCAGGGCTGGGTGGCCGCTAGTCACCTCAAGATTCCGCCGCCCAGGCTGGCCGAGGACGCCAACCTGAAGTTCTACGTGCCCAGAAAAGGCGAGGGCATTTTCAAGGTGGTGACCGCCCAATATGGCGCCGCCGAGTTTGGCGAAGATGCCCGGTACTTCACCAACGTGCTGCGGGCGGTGAACCAGCCCAGCGCCTTCAAAGTCACCAATCCCAAGTACAAAAGCTTCCTGGAAGGGGCTTTTGAATCTGCCATCACCGCCATGACCGCTGGACGCGATGCCAATGGCGTCCAGCTGCAGGAAGACGTGCCCTTCTGGTTGCCGAGCCCCAAGGGCGCAGCCGACATCAAGGCGTACAGCGGCAGCTTCACCAAGGGCGTGCTGGAGACCACGAAACAGACTTTCGGCACGGCCGGCGAACAGGCCCTGTACACCGGCTCGTTCATGACGGGGATGCAGCTGGGGGTGCTGCAAAGCATCTGGGACGCCCTGGTGGGGCTGGTTGAGCTGGTGAAGCTGCCCCTGACCATCGTCAAGGCGATCTACGGCGTCATTCAGACCGCGCTGCAGGGCCACCTGCTGGCCAAAATCGGGGAGATCTACGCCTTCCTGGCGGGGGGCGGCCTGAAGCAGATCGCTGAGCTGCTCATTGCAGACTTCAAGGCCGGCTGGAACAACCAGAATCCCCTGAGTGCGTGGACCTTCCGGGGCCGTGTGATCGGCTACGCCGT
It encodes:
- a CDS encoding TolC family protein, coding for MTRSPLPALRLLLPLLLTLGGAHAQSATTLTLPSAVSRALAQGVDVTSARASLQKAQANLRAVRADPTSLITTLTQAEQEVAAQTAALDAAKLGAAQSAISGYLSAYEGAARVTLAGAQVGLSERNLKIAQARLAARTATALDVSRAQNALNSDRQDLASARATLPVLEAGLGRTLNLQGDLKLSAPPAAPKLSVTLATLQSGLDKRLPSLVQAANGAAFAALQVRLADNDYTPARTLDDARVAAQNAQRSLDDALRAAQTGVRDAYRAAQDAQERVALAQGALQNARTALTQAQARLKAGTAAAVEVQQAQLQVAQAEFSLTQAQGGVWRALSALGQASGVDVTGLVN
- a CDS encoding TolC family protein, whose translation is MVHPRSRPRPAPLLMLCAALALSLSVAHAQSTSPSPAATPPPALTPAPPTLTLPELLLALRASPGWRGADLSYQAAALALQSARTRAGLSLSAGADGSLSRVPWNGGEWKGAATVTLSASVAVLPWSPALEGVRSAERALGAAALDLRAARAAQTAALFQALGGLRRAQAGLEAAQAGRTLAERVLAITEAQRAAGLTTDAGVLDRRAGLEAAVAGQESAARAVTQAAQALTRLLGTPVSVGAGVLNPPLPDLTPAGDLETLLARALRQRPEVARAQAAVADAQAGLAAARLDARLPDVSASVRAGQLADAQGGGGRTVGASLNLKAGVLGVQASVPLRDTDSAVSGVALSLSAALPLLGRPQAAALSQAELGLQQAELALASARQATELDVRTRLSALEDERAALPGARTRVQSAETALQNARARLDAGLGTTLDLAQAELALLQARHALQAAQDSVALAGLALAQATADLDPFLPTLPAPLPTGGQP
- a CDS encoding TetR/AcrR family transcriptional regulator, translated to MARPRQITDEQIVAAAQEVFLEQGFAATTAAIARRAGVSEGTLFNRFPTKEDLFAAAIGLTDYGQWRAALLAAVGQGEVRRNLERATLSMLREAQALVPRLTVMFSRGHDPSHNPMIDRLDDPMRADARALTGYLQGEVALGRVRPLDAEVTALTVVGALTHFIHQEQVMPPPGRTPVDAGRFVRGLLDVLWPGLAP
- a CDS encoding right-handed parallel beta-helix repeat-containing protein, translating into MPSVTLLGAALLALSACGHSPSPAASQLHLSAQAAQTYRVSCTATSGPRTLADINRLPLNPGDQVLLQRGCTFPATATSALQVTRSGTSAAPITFGAYGTGAAPVIRQSGQNSTVQIRGSWLVFQDIALVADPLPAAGGGVRCTAQPVGWLVGWEVWGTRNTLNRVSARGYMTGAMLVRGDGTLGFHKVLNSSFFNNSVMQTNTPGGDDDSGAWGILVNSSNNEIAANRFTGNTACSEDYVRDGASVEIYQSSNNWIHHNETHEDVAFVELGGTPDLPSRNNRIEDNVYMPVQTGGAFVTLRGARSTWGANPGTSVRRNTSYLADLGITCSDGCSAQILVAEDNRIWERQISSGLTNKTFAFWADAPVSERRNTFWRDDGRPVASIDGSQLDSTDRTAPFTRPNPTF
- a CDS encoding alpha/beta fold hydrolase, which translates into the protein MSLTHHHIVAGDVRLHYVAAGPAGGPPVLLLHGFPEFWRAWERQIGPLARAGFRVIVPDLRGYNLSEKPPGVEAYALHTLQQDVAHLIRALGHERAHVVGHDWGGVIAWALAIRQPAVVHRLVILNAPHPGAARRAMRQPAQWRRSWYILFFQLPWLPERLLDRFGQWALRGVHPAAYTAKDRQLYRQAWHQPGAATAMLNYYRALRLAGQGHTGSLEVRAPTLVLWGDRDVALLPELADGLERWVPGVRVVRFPRASHWVMRDEPLRVNNLITEFLGA
- a CDS encoding PAAR domain-containing protein, coding for MPPAARVGDNHTCPLYDGKSPHVGGPVNMGSPTVMIGRMPAARVGDMCVCSGPPDTIARGSATVFINKKPAARLGDMTAHGGVIVAGAPTVNIGG
- a CDS encoding eCIS core domain-containing protein; the encoded protein is MLRAAALQRQLAELNAEATQPVFQRIQARRGAGNPLPEAIQRHLEQGLNHDLSRVRIHDDPEAHQLAKGVNALAFTTGSDIFFQAGQFNLNSQSGLELLAHEVTHTVQQSQGKVGPGIDPDAGLEAEARQMGHRLARGPLASPDRGLRPVATPAARGTGALQRRAAPTTATPALLQTLSAGQAPPVPFAFVWQTEDGGVFLRETPGGKVLGKVPNTTRLQLLRHDPKQGLYAVRTPSGLQGWVAASHLKIPPPRLAEDANLKFYVPRKGEGIFKVVTAQYGAAEFGEDARYFTNVLRAVNQPSAFKVTNPKYKSFLEGAFESAITAMTAGRDANGVQLQEDVPFWLPSPKGAADIKAYSGSFTKGVLETTKQTFGTAGEQALYTGSFMTGMQLGVLQSIWDALVGLVELVKLPLTIVKAIYGVIQTALQGHLLAKIGEIYAFLAGGGLKQIAELLIADFKAGWNNQNPLSAWTFRGRVIGYAVTEILMTFIPIAGLVLKAAKAGKVASFLGGKFKWIGQAGQKAMQALDKVQIQWPPPGFQPQRAAAGIGGISIPVPVEPNRKISLGQVLRSVGNAVGGAAQGGGRVRAPVAGLYKGLDVANPPQGWKFKDNVVFGVDAKSITTVVTGPKGQSGTFTRKYAASSVQLIFDVAFLQDLPSWIPSASGELAAGKGVPTVAYVSMYQMKRLGIGYGSLKTLKMSTIQNFETILFMESKKRQGIPLNKSVLQSHSVAYAETTMIQSGHEIVSADVSGGQLEEVGDYMAFYERRNPALKQIHDDLLKKYGLSRRDRMLIDFNIELKLKGLPEGQTALPLGSTK